The window GTGGACTAACCTTTCATTATTTTCCTGCGACTATTTGGTCCTGATATATTTGTTCATGAATTATGAATATATACATGCTTGGAAGATGGCATTGTCCCTGTGGTTATTGGCATGGTGTGTGTAGGTGAATTTTTCGGGACTTGTTCTTGCGTAGAAATGGTAGAGCTCCTCAATATATAGGTGAAATGTTTCTATGAATGTATATGTACTCACCTCGCTGTTAGTGTAATTTAATTTGGTGCTCATGGGGTTAACTCACTGTTCCATCCTGCTTAGTGGTTTGTTCACTTTCTGCATATTAGTTAGAACCACGGGAAAATGTTAGGATAGATTGGTGGTTGGTTCAAATCATTTCACTTGTCTTCCTACACAATCATGCTTATAAGGCAAAGATCCGTGACAATTATTGCGAATCGTTTTGTTTCTAAGAGCTTTTTGACAGTGTGGCAACAAGCCCCTGCTACTGCAGGTTATTCTGCATAGTTATATGATACTGGTTATTTGATATGACGTGTCCTAACTGAGTCTTTTGTTGTTCTGAAAGGACATTGTCTCTGGACAGTCAATTTTGTTCTCTCCAAGGTTGCCAGCTGATTATGCTGTGTGGATGGGTGAAATTAAGCCATTGTCTTATTTTAAGGTATTTGATCTTCTAGATACCACATTTTGCATTTTCTGctaaagtttgaagtttgaactaGCATCTTTGCATGAATCTATACAGGATAGGTACAAGGTCGACATGGTGTTCTATGTTGATGAGATCACACAAGTTCTGCAGGACCGTTTCAGCGATCATGGAAAGCCTCTTCTGTTTGTGTTATATGGAAAAAATACAGACAGCGGAAATTATTCAAAGCCTGCTAGTTTTGAGGTACTTAAAATATTAATGTATGCATCGTTAACATTAATTTTGTATTTGTAAAATACTGTAGATTGAAAGCATAATCAGGCATGTTGCTCTTGCAATACTGTTTTCTTTATTGTCTTCAATTTAGTCTCAAACAAGATCCATTTCCTTCTTATGATCTTCGACTTATTCTCCAAGAAGATCAAGATCCATTTGTGTATTATGATATGTGTAATCTATCAAGGCACTCAGTTTCTCTCACACTTCTCTGCTCACATTGTGCATTCAGGTTacaatgttaatttttttttcttcctgttTTTGCCAGGGGATGGAGAAGTTCGATTCCGATCTAAGTACACTTCACCCTATTTTAACTGAATGCCGTGTTATCAAATCTGACATGGAGCTTGCCCTTATTCAGTATGCTAATGATGTGAGCTCTGAAGCTCACATTGAGGTAACTACGGATACCGCTTaatgtagtttattttttcttttccttttctttaaaaGGGATCATATAGAAGCAGACAAATACTTGTAAGGTTACAAGAATGAGAAAAATATGATATGCATCAGTCAGTCCTACCACACCAGGTCCTAACGCATCAAGCAAAGTGCAATGCTAATAAAGTTATAATACTGGGACCCACTATCTGATTCAATTCATAAGAACATATGTTTGGCATTTAGGTAATTATAATTACTTATTGAGATGCAAATTATATTGCTGCACGTATTTACTTGCACTTCACAAGGTCATGAGACGAGCAAAACCAGGCATGAAGGAATACCAGTTAGAAAGCATCTTTCTTCATCATGTTTATATGTATGGGGGCTGTCGACATTGCTCTTATACATGTATATGCGCTACTGGAGAAAATAGGTGAGTGCTCCTGTTGCGAAGCAAATGCCTATATATGGACTGATTGGTATCTTTAAACGGTTTTTCACCCACTTTTGAGTATAGTTCAATATGTATAAGCCGAATAGTAAAGGAAGGATGATAGAATCCTAGATCCATTATCCACTGTTATTTTGCATGCTATTTCCTTTCAAAGTTGGGACAGTAATGTATAAAGTATTCTGATACCATGATCTTCTAGTGGAAGAGGTAGCAATTTTTGCAATAGAGTAACCTTAGTTCTATAAATAAGAGTACTCATTTCAACATTGATGTGTCAGTAGGGTCTCTCTTTTACCAGCATTCAGATCGAAGCTGGTAACTACCTATTTTTGGACTTATTTCGATACAAATGACTATGTAGACGTATATCAGGTCCAAATGTGACATTCTGAATGTGTTCTAAGTTCACTACTCTGTCCTAAGTCTGCATCTCAGATATTCATAGTTGAGTTGGTTGAACTATCTGGTGTTTTAACTCTTCTGCCTGTTGTGCAGTTCTGTTCTTCATTATGGACATGCTGCAGCACCAAATGACAGGGTACTCTTTTACGAAACTATGCGACTGTTGTTAATGTTTGTGTGCTATTTATTTACTTGTTATACCCACCACCAAGCAAAGCTTAACTTGTCCAAAGTGGCAAAGCGCTCAAACCTCTTATGATCATGCTGCCAGCTAATTGAAAATGGGGATGATTTGTTTTAATTTCAAGACAGTAGAGTTCACCTACCTTGTTCATCATCAGCTACAGTTTATTAAGTACCAATGTACCATGGGGTCTTGTAGTATTGGAAGAAAGAGCAACTTTCTCTTCTCTAGCTGATGTCACTATTCGTAGCAAACTTGGAGGTTATCTAATGGAAGCAGCCAATAGAACGAGTTGTTCTGGTGCTTTATTTAGTCGATAACTAGGTGGTATATCAGTGTATGAGTGTCTGCTATGCCACCTCTTTATACCGAGTTAGCTATAAATTGAATGTTCATTCTCTTCAATGAAGTATGTGAATGTGAATATGTGGTGGTGTAGTTGTCCTACGGGGACTATGAAACGCTAGACCATGCAGTCAATGATTTAAGCTACTATGCAGGTCCACATTACTAGCTAGCAGGAAAAAAACTGCAACTTAaattatccttttttttccagACCCTGAATGATGGAGACATGGCACTAATGGACATGGGAGGTGAATACCATTGCTATGGATCCGATATAACATGCTCATACCCTGTAAGTGTTTTGGAATATCCAGACATCTACTTTGATAGATATTTTGTTCCAACTTGCAATGTATTAGAACTGCttttttgttatttattgtTGAAATCTGTGACAACAGTGTACCTGTGCTAGAAACATGTACCAATAGATGTAAGCTATAATTATATTTGATGCTAACATATGGATGATATTGTTCTTACAAAATGTCCGGCAATTGAAAGAGGTCCTTTTTCTTAGTCCTATATATAGTCTCTTGTGTTATATAGCAAATTTGATTtcttactttttatttttaagaataattttaggtattttttttacttgtcttAGTAATCATGAAAAGAGAGCTCAGCGATGAAAATAACAAGATAACCCCTAAATTAATCTTGAACCCaaactctaaaaattattttCGAAGATCGGTCAAGCAAAGGCTTGTCTATGCTGCTATCTGACTATGCGTTATTTCTTTCTTAATTGCGTGTAGTTTGTTGGAGTTATATGAGATGATGTTCATTTCTGTTTTCCATTCTATGTTAGTTTGCTTCTGACATTTCCTTGACCATTGGCTATTTACcgcccccccccacccccccccccacccccgcgCGCGCTTGCTTTTCCTGGGAGTCTTTTGTCTCCACCTTGTTTAGTCATCCTTATTAGTTTTTATCATCACATGCCATGGGTATCTGTTGGATGTATGTGTCCAGTTCAATAGTATCTAGCTGCCCTGAGCTTTTTTCCCCATCCAATATTATCTAGTTTCATCGTGGTGCTATTCCCATATTCTCTCAATTCAATTCTGATGCATATTTGTCTTATGATTCCTTTTGATATATATACTTTAGCTGACTTTGGGCAATTGGCTTATAGCTGACTTGAATAAAGTCTAGAATCTAGATTGATGCATAGCCTTATAACTCTAGAATCTAGATTGATGCATTACTTTTTAGCATAACTTTGATCAAAACCACACAATTGTCTCTTTGTCTTGTTCTGTCTATTGATATGATCTAAGTGAGTCTATATATTTCAGATAAATGGGAAATTCAACAGCAATCAGACAATAGTATACAATGTGAGTACtgataaaaatcattttctttcTTCCTGATATATTTCTTGCCTGGCTGTTCTTTTTTATCTTTTGCAGGCTTCGTTAGGCTACTATCCTCATATAAAGAGTTCTTCATGTGAATTGAACTTATATGCATAGCACCATCTTTATATGAGATTATCTGTGTTTTACAGGCTGTCCTTAAGGCTCATAATGCTGTCATAGCACACATGCGGCCTGGAGTAAATTGGTTGGATATGCACAAGTAAGAATGCACTATTGCAATTTAAAAACCATGCATTTTAAACACGTCCTTTATGAAGTTCTGTTAATGAGTGAGTTCAATTATGATGCAACTTTCAATGCATGGAACTTTATTCAATCCATCTAATCCAGGAATATTTGCAATGCAACTTCAATGCATGGAACTTTATTCTATCCATCTAATCTAGGAATATTTGCAGTTGAATTATGCAATTTATCATGTTGATTTATGCAAAATTGAATTGTTTTCCCCTGTTTGTTCAAGCATAATTTGATGGTATTTGCAGACTTGCGGAGCAGACTATACTTGAATCTCTCAAGAACGAAAGAATTCTCCATGGGTGTGTATGCTTGCATTCATTGTACTGAATTACTGGTTGAACATCAGCCTGCAAAGCTTATGCCTGTGATGTTGATTTTTGCTGGTGTTTTATCCTTGGTCATCATTTGTTCAGGGATGTCACTGATATGATGGCTCAAAGGTTGGGTGCTGTTTTCATGCCTCATGGTCTTGGACACTTGCTTGGTATTGACACCCATGATCCTGGGGGCTATCCTGAGGTTATTTTAATACATACTTTATGCCATGAATTATCTTTGAGCATAGCTTTATAGTTCTAAATTGCTCCCTTCTTTTAACTGAGATGAATGTCCTTTTTTCTTGGCTTTTAACTGAGATGGACGTCTTTTTTCATTGATTTCAGGGCTTAGAGAGGCCAAAGGAGCCAGGACTGAGCTCCTTGCGGACCATAAGAGAACTTAAAGAAGGCATGGTTAGTACCTGCTTTTCTGATTAATTTCTGAAGATTTAGCATAAAAAaatcttctatttttttctgtTAACTGTGTGTGCTTTGTCGCGAATGCGACATTAATCAATTTAGTTCCTTGACTGTTTAAGACTACATTTTCTTTTTAGGCATTCTGGTAACGTTTTACCTTTTTCAGATTTTGAGAATTCCAACCTGATTCTTTTCATTATCCCATTTATGTTGCGTCTGATTACTCATGACCGATTTATTTGCTTTGTTATCTGTAGAATTCTGCAATATTGGGAACTTGTTCCCACTTCATTTCTTGTCAAATTCTTCATAAACAAGTTACTTTATTGTAGACATCAGGCTCCTGAGATCCATTTTCCTTCATGTCTCTCTTGAAATGAGATGATATAATGACCTTAATGGGTTCTTCGTAAATGATAATATTTTAGTGCAAACTGTTCAAGGTGCTTCAGTATATATCTCCTATCTGACAACGTAGCTGGAACTTAAACCCCCCTTTTTATCTCTGAAATTGCGGAGATAAATGAAGGGAAAAAAACGTTTGTGTAAAAATGGTACTACCACTGTCATCCTCCACCCTAGAACTTTGTGATCCTTGCTGAGAAGGGTCTGGACCGTGGGTGCcctatctttttttcttttttaggcAGGGTGCCCTATCTATAGCAACAATAAACGTTTGAGCTCTTTATGGTATGTGTGTTGCAGGTTATCACAGTTGAGCCAGGTTGCTATTTCATTGATGCTTTGCTGATACCAGCCAGGGATGATCCAGTTTCCTCGAAGTTCTTCAACTGGGAAGAGATTGAAAAATACAAAAGCTTTGGTGGTGTTCGGATTGAGAGTGACGTGGTATGTCTATATTTCCCTGTTCTACATAACTAAACTAGTACTTTAAGAGGATCATGCAAGCATGCTCTCTTTAATGCTAGTGCTAGTACCAGGTGCAACAGTACTTGTAACAACTAACTTCCGGAGAGTAGTTACTAAATCTCAGTTGGACCTTTGAAACTATGATTACGATTTACGAGTCACATAAAATGGATCGAATGTATTGTGGTAGTGTCCTTGATGAGGCAAACTGTCTTGCATTAGCTGGATGGCATAGAAGGAAAAAGATACTAGGActataagataaaaaaaatagtttctcTTACAACACGAGAGACTAATGGATCATTTCAGGCGGTGACTGCCTCACATCACATTGATGGATCAGAGTGCAATAGCTTATTGACAACAATCATGCTTGATTTGAATAACTAGAGTTAGATCTAGGAAACTAAGAATCCACTGCTGACTTTACCAACAGCTTCCTTGAGATGTATATGCTGATTGTAATGcattttagatttttatttagtTTCAAGCTTTTAGACGTAATATTGAAGATTTTCTTACAACTTGATGAAGATGTTCTACTTTTTGTGGTTAAGCTGGAGATGCTTTGACATGCTCCACCACCTTTACAGCTATCTTGTTATTATTCCTTGTGAACCTCAAGGAATTCGATAAGCATATTAGACAAATGTTGACCCTTGTCCTGCCAAGTCTGAGTAGACAATGACACAAGTTCTACAAATCTTATTTCCCACTTAATATCTGTCGTGTTATTCATAGTGAAACACAAGGAAATCAATAAGCATATATTTAATGATGTCTACAATAGTGGCACCTGCTCTGTAAAGTTTGAATAGACGTTGGTATAAATTCCTCGAATCTTGTTTCCCTACTAAATCAGTCATACCTCAAAAACAGCACAAATTCCTGTGCGCACGCATTTGATACTCTATTTTGGTGTTGACTTCATCTCTTTCTCTAGTGAGAATTACTGCAATCAAATTTATCTTTTTATGCTTTAGCCCTTGTTAGAATGCTAAACTTAATCTTGACTATTAACATCATAATTATGTTGTTTCCAGTATGTGACGGCGCATGGATGCAAGAACCTGACAAACTGCCCCAGGGAGACCTGGGAAATCGAAGCTGTAATGGCTGGTGCGCCATGGCCTGTGCGTGCGACAAATAATAGCCTGTCCAAAGCGTCCTGACCACCTTACCTCAGTTTTTCAGTGCTCCTGAACCCTGTCCAAGCAGATACATATGGAGATAAAAATAGGTGAACCTCCTGGGGTTGTTGGTCTGATGTTCATCGGTCATTTCATATGTTAAATTGTAGGATCTGTTGAAGACGGTCCCCTCGAGTATCGTCCTTTGAAAACTGAAAGGTACAAATAAAAGATCAAGAAAACTGAAAAGTACAATAAAAAGATCAGCTTGAGAGGAAAAGATGCCGTTCAATTTCCTTGCGATTAGTTCAAACGTCTCTGTTCATAACCATCAACTCTATTGGCATGAGAACAGCATGAGGTGCATAATCATGCAACACTTGTTTTGTGCAATCACAGGACTAATGTGGTATCATTAAAATGTCTTGCTTCATTCTACAATCTAGTCGGTTTCAGTTTTATttatgttattaaaaaaaatttgtttatgtttttttccctttaaaTGTATATTTTTTAGTTTGTTTAGGCAGGGATGTACATCAACTTGTCATAACTTAAATGAAGCATTATTATGTTTGGTAATGGCCATGCTAATTTATAAATACCACACTTGAAGAATTTGGCAAATAAATGAACACTAACCTTCACCTACCTTAAGAGTTGGTGAGTTGGCATTTTGCTGCTTATTCGGCATGTACCTGCTGATATAAAAAACTGTGCCAACTTTTTTTGACATAAAAAATTGTGCTAACTCAGCACAAGATGCTCAATTAGCCTTATTTTGTTGAGCAGTTAACAGCATCATGGTTGGGTTCGAATGCAGATTTTTCTGTACATTATTttgtacagttttttttttgtatgataGATTAGTGATATACTCCATATCTGAAGCAAAACTGTGTCTTTCGCATCTTTTACAGCTGTTTTAGGGGGTATTGCTTCCTTTTCTACGGCAGTTTGGCAAGTTAACTCTTTTGCAGTTCTAAATTTTGTTATTTCTTGTATACTATTATGCTCTCCATTTTTGTTGTCCGATGACTTTCATTGAACCTGCAATACATGCACGGCGAAGATTGAAACATTGCACTTGGACTAAATTGTAATTTGCAACTAATTTCACATTACATACCTTCCCTTCTACACATGCATGGAAGAAGCTTATACTTCAGCTTAAAACAACAACCATGTATATACTTCTTTGCACTGCTAAACAAGTTGGTAAACTGGCAAAATCTGACGAAGCTTCTCGAACAGggtaaaataaaggaaaaagtacgaattaccccccaaCAACCGCGACAGTACGAATTACCCATCCGAACCTCAAAACCGGATATTTGATACcctaaactattgaaaccggacaaattacccccctaactTGATTTGAAGCGGTTTTCAGCCTACGTGGCACACACGTGGCGATACAGtcagcaaaaacaaataaaaacaggtggagcccacctgtcatttttttctctcctctcccttctctctctctcggtcaaCACAGGCTACggctggcgggcggcgggcggccgaggagccgacgccgacgggcggcaggcgggcgagGACCGAGGagccgacgccgacgggcggccggcgggcgggcgcggaggcggcggcaggcgaggaGCGGACGCCGatgggcggccggcggcggggatggctgCGGGCGGTGGGCGTTGCGGGGGCGGAGGCCGAAGGCGGGCGGGCGCGGAGAccaaggccggcggcggcctgagCAAGCTGCGCCGATCCTCCATCCCGCGAGGGTGGTGATGGCGCAATGCGGCCCACGACGGCGACTATGGCGAgcggcctcccccctctctctgtctctctgcGGCCACATGGCTGACGCCGCCGCACCTGTACCTCGTCATCAACGCCATCATCCTGTCCATCGCGGCGTCGTCGCGGTTCTAGCCTAACCGCTCGCAGACCGCCTAGGGCCGATGCGTCGTTGGTGCGGCCGGCTCCGGTTCCTGTTCTAGtgccggtggtggcggtgccCGCGCCGGTGGTGACGATGCCGATGGAGGTGCCCGTTGtgccggtgccggcgccggaggTGATGGCTCCCGAGCCCATTCCCGTGGAGGTGATGGTGCCGGAGGTGGGGGAGGCCGCTCGCCGTAGTCGCCATCAtgggccgcgccgcgcgccatcacCACCCCCGCAACGCCCACCGCCGGCCTGGCGCCTTGCCGcagttgccgccgctcgccatagTCGCCGCAACTGgacagacgacggcggcgccacccTGCTTAGCTCGCGGGATGGAGGATCGGCGCAGCCTGctcaggccgccgccggcctcggccTCCGCGCCCGCTCGCCTTCGGCCTCCGCCCCTGCAACGCCTACCATCCGcagccatccccgccgccggctgcccatCGGCGTC of the Oryza sativa Japonica Group chromosome 2, ASM3414082v1 genome contains:
- the LOC4328771 gene encoding uncharacterized protein, which produces MAAAAAAAPPSSSSLAPPEVPMELHAGNRDRLVAALRAHLSASGRPLRGLVLLQGGEEQTRYCTDHLELFRQESYFAYLFGVREPGFYGAIDIVSGQSILFSPRLPADYAVWMGEIKPLSYFKDRYKVDMVFYVDEITQVLQDRFSDHGKPLLFVLYGKNTDSGNYSKPASFEGMEKFDSDLSTLHPILTECRVIKSDMELALIQYANDVSSEAHIEVMRRAKPGMKEYQLESIFLHHVYMYGGCRHCSYTCICATGENSSVLHYGHAAAPNDRTLNDGDMALMDMGGEYHCYGSDITCSYPINGKFNSNQTIVYNAVLKAHNAVIAHMRPGVNWLDMHKLAEQTILESLKNERILHGDVTDMMAQRLGAVFMPHGLGHLLGIDTHDPGGYPEGLERPKEPGLSSLRTIRELKEGMVITVEPGCYFIDALLIPARDDPVSSKFFNWEEIEKYKSFGGVRIESDVYVTAHGCKNLTNCPRETWEIEAVMAGAPWPVRATNNSLSKAS